A genomic stretch from Colwellia sp. Arc7-635 includes:
- a CDS encoding alpha/beta hydrolase yields MGIYVGLHFNIVCNEDYPRISAEMKAADADNNFAKGMSLEMVGRACAAWPKYQPSEDFYQTVNADIPTLILSGQLDPVTPASNGEKSHANLPNSHHIISKNNAHIVASTVCGIKIVNEFLEKQIPNELDESCLAEIPDASFMVGLNGAMAPKVTSSVMPAAAKE; encoded by the coding sequence ATGGGGATTTACGTTGGACTGCATTTTAATATTGTCTGTAATGAAGACTACCCAAGAATATCGGCAGAAATGAAAGCCGCTGATGCGGATAACAATTTTGCTAAAGGCATGAGCTTAGAGATGGTTGGAAGAGCTTGTGCTGCTTGGCCAAAATATCAACCGAGTGAAGATTTTTATCAAACGGTTAATGCTGATATTCCAACGCTTATTTTGTCAGGTCAATTAGATCCAGTTACACCGGCAAGTAATGGCGAAAAATCTCATGCAAACTTGCCTAATAGTCACCATATCATTTCTAAAAACAACGCACATATTGTTGCGTCGACAGTTTGTGGGATAAAAATTGTTAATGAATTTTTAGAAAAGCAAATACCAAATGAACTTGATGAGTCATGCCTAGCAGAAATCCCTGATGCATCATTTATGGTGGGTTTAAATGGTGCGATGGCACCAAAAGTAACCTCTAGTGTTATGCCAGCAGCGGCAAAGGAATAA
- a CDS encoding alpha/beta hydrolase codes for MKINWKSLFKANLLIAAVSLSNSAIAEDILKQQLSLEDCHIKGIRQQVQCGTYSTPENYANPDGVKIDINFVVLPAIDNSKEKLPLMFLAGGPGQAAAELSAQIYTGFSEIRKTRDLILIDQRGTGKSNPLQCEDSIEIDPYSSMPEDFSATDIEECLAQLSGDLSQYSSENSIRDFDAVREALGHEQVHIYGGSYGTRAGLVYMRMFPASLKSVVLDSVGPIEVPIGLFGKSVEQSFVKLIENCQADSFCAQQYPDVAKEFAAISARLSLSPAKVEIAHPRLGSNIEFVISKDKFISAVQMQLYSMQTRSLIPLLIHQAYLGDYKPLAGLIAQSEGVWGFTLDCILILSVMKTTQEYRQK; via the coding sequence ATGAAAATAAATTGGAAAAGTTTATTTAAAGCAAACTTACTCATTGCAGCCGTTAGTCTTAGCAATAGCGCCATAGCTGAAGATATTTTAAAACAACAGCTGAGTTTAGAAGATTGCCACATAAAAGGCATTAGACAGCAAGTGCAGTGTGGTACCTATTCAACCCCAGAAAATTATGCAAACCCCGATGGCGTTAAAATTGATATTAATTTTGTTGTATTACCGGCAATAGATAACAGCAAAGAAAAACTACCATTAATGTTTTTAGCTGGCGGGCCAGGTCAAGCCGCTGCCGAGCTTTCTGCACAAATTTATACCGGTTTTAGCGAAATTAGAAAAACGCGTGATTTGATCCTTATCGATCAGCGAGGCACTGGAAAATCAAATCCATTACAGTGCGAAGATTCAATCGAAATTGATCCCTACAGCAGTATGCCTGAGGACTTTTCAGCAACAGATATCGAAGAATGTTTAGCGCAACTTAGTGGCGATCTTAGTCAATATAGCTCAGAAAACTCTATTCGAGATTTCGACGCCGTCCGTGAAGCGCTAGGTCACGAACAAGTGCATATCTATGGTGGCTCTTATGGTACACGTGCCGGATTAGTTTATATGCGTATGTTCCCTGCATCTTTGAAGAGTGTTGTGCTTGATAGTGTTGGGCCAATTGAAGTGCCCATCGGTTTATTTGGTAAAAGTGTCGAGCAATCATTCGTCAAGTTAATTGAAAACTGTCAAGCGGATAGTTTTTGTGCACAGCAATACCCTGATGTGGCAAAAGAGTTTGCGGCCATTAGTGCTCGGTTATCACTGAGCCCTGCGAAAGTAGAAATTGCGCACCCAAGGTTAGGCAGTAATATTGAATTTGTTATCAGCAAAGACAAGTTTATCTCAGCAGTGCAAATGCAATTATATTCGATGCAAACACGTAGTTTAATACCGTTACTCATTCATCAAGCATATTTGGGCGACTATAAACCACTCGCTGGTCTTATTGCTCAAAGTGAAGGGGTATGGGGATTTACGTTGGACTGCATTTTAATATTGTCTGTAATGAAGACTACCCAAGAATATCGGCAGAAATGA
- a CDS encoding EF-hand domain-containing protein, which translates to MELNQWVDELFEVFDEDKDGVINRSEFVELIDCLLQDKGIRMCETIFNRFDKNHDNSISKDELREMVIDLAL; encoded by the coding sequence ATGGAATTAAATCAGTGGGTAGATGAGCTGTTTGAAGTGTTTGATGAAGACAAAGATGGAGTCATCAATAGAAGTGAGTTTGTCGAATTGATTGACTGTTTATTACAAGATAAAGGCATTCGTATGTGTGAAACCATATTTAATCGCTTTGACAAAAATCACGACAACTCAATTTCTAAAGATGAGTTACGTGAAATGGTTATTGATCTCGCATTATAA
- a CDS encoding hemolysin III family protein — translation MRTQDYGLAEEIVNAVSHGLAALLSVAGLTLLVTLAWLQADIPKVISFSIYGASLVLLFSASTLYHALIHEKAKKVFKLLDHCAIYLLIAGTYTPLMLVTLGDDIGPTMLTIIWGLALLGIAFKIKFGNKYKKLSLATYLGLGFISLTIIHKLNENLAYEGMVLLGLGGIIYGLGTIFYVRKDKKYSHAIWHIFVFSAALCHFFMMFFYVL, via the coding sequence GTGAGAACTCAAGATTACGGCTTAGCAGAAGAAATTGTCAATGCAGTCAGCCATGGATTAGCAGCATTACTTAGCGTTGCAGGCTTAACCCTGCTAGTAACTTTAGCTTGGTTACAAGCTGACATACCCAAAGTGATCAGCTTTAGCATTTATGGTGCTAGCCTTGTTTTGCTATTTAGTGCATCAACACTTTATCATGCGCTAATACATGAAAAAGCTAAGAAAGTATTTAAGTTACTCGACCATTGCGCTATCTATTTATTGATCGCAGGCACATATACACCGCTAATGTTAGTCACTTTAGGTGATGATATCGGCCCAACAATGCTGACTATTATCTGGGGCTTAGCGCTACTCGGTATTGCCTTTAAAATAAAGTTTGGCAATAAATATAAAAAGCTATCACTGGCGACTTATTTAGGTCTAGGTTTTATCTCACTAACTATCATACATAAACTGAATGAAAACCTGGCCTATGAAGGTATGGTACTGCTCGGTTTGGGAGGTATTATTTACGGGTTAGGGACTATTTTTTATGTTAGAAAAGATAAAAAGTATAGCCATGCTATTTGGCATATATTTGTATTTTCTGCGGCACTTTGCCACTTTTTCATGATGTTTTTCTACGTACTTTAA
- a CDS encoding pyridoxal phosphate-dependent aminotransferase, with the protein MPKYPLPKHIAYSQSLASYVEYNLSDSTAQALTVTELCQLAKCELGDIGDTLLEYSPVQGDIALRQAIVDFHQALNCHQQQLGADAAVTFCGAQEALSAIYQALLSAGDEIVVITPSYPSLVRMAESMGVIVREIALSADNHWQVDITDFKQVVNEKTQLIVLNSPHNPTGAIIDTALADEILQLAEHYNCYLLSDDVSQASNYQQLPLAHRYLDYAKSIVVGVMSKSLGLAGIRIGWAITPDQVLLQSLVAIKAVNSICCSKVDEKLACIALENNQEILSKNNKIITDNIALFSALVARHPEKLNWQPPQAGILALVEIKNITSMVLWSQTLTKQSGILALPSELFGHSGNYFRLGLGQKRFAITLEKFEAYLLANSCSNT; encoded by the coding sequence ATGCCGAAATATCCTTTACCTAAACACATAGCTTACAGCCAAAGCTTAGCCAGTTATGTTGAGTACAATTTGAGTGATTCAACGGCACAAGCGCTGACAGTAACAGAGCTGTGCCAGCTTGCTAAATGTGAGCTAGGCGACATTGGCGATACGCTTTTAGAGTATTCACCTGTGCAAGGTGATATTGCGTTGCGACAGGCGATTGTTGATTTTCATCAAGCTTTAAATTGTCATCAGCAACAACTGGGTGCTGATGCTGCGGTAACATTTTGTGGCGCACAAGAGGCGTTGTCGGCAATTTATCAAGCGCTATTAAGTGCTGGTGACGAGATAGTTGTCATAACGCCGAGTTATCCTTCTTTAGTTAGAATGGCTGAATCTATGGGGGTTATTGTTAGGGAAATAGCGCTTAGTGCTGATAATCATTGGCAAGTGGATATTACTGACTTTAAGCAAGTGGTGAATGAGAAAACCCAATTGATTGTGCTGAACTCTCCGCATAACCCAACAGGGGCTATTATTGATACGGCATTGGCTGACGAAATATTGCAGCTTGCCGAGCATTATAACTGTTACTTGTTGAGTGATGACGTTTCACAAGCCAGTAATTATCAGCAATTGCCGTTGGCCCATCGTTATTTAGATTACGCAAAAAGCATTGTGGTTGGCGTTATGTCAAAAAGCTTAGGTTTAGCCGGTATTCGTATCGGCTGGGCGATAACACCTGATCAGGTTTTACTGCAAAGCTTAGTGGCAATTAAAGCGGTTAATTCTATTTGTTGCTCTAAAGTTGATGAAAAGTTAGCGTGTATTGCGTTAGAAAATAACCAAGAAATTCTATCGAAAAACAATAAAATTATAACCGACAATATTGCGCTTTTTTCGGCCCTTGTTGCTCGTCATCCAGAAAAACTGAACTGGCAACCGCCTCAAGCTGGGATCCTTGCACTTGTCGAGATTAAAAATATCACATCGATGGTGTTGTGGTCACAAACACTAACAAAGCAGAGTGGCATCTTGGCATTACCTAGCGAGCTTTTCGGCCATTCAGGTAATTACTTTCGTCTAGGCTTAGGACAAAAGCGTTTTGCGATAACCTTAGAGAAGTTTGAAGCGTATTTGTTAGCAAATAGCTGCAGTAACACTTGA
- the ovoA gene encoding 5-histidylcysteine sulfoxide synthase: MINQLNTPTLDGGSVAEKRQELVAYFKNTWTTYESLFSLINHDDAYFLRPEPLRHPLVFYFGHTATFYVNKLILGKYIKQRVNSRLEAICAVGVDEMSWDDLNSEHYDWPCVDEVRDYRQQVYNLVLNLIETMELSLPIKQDSLAWIILMGCEHERIHLETSSVIMRMLPLKWLTSQTQWQPCSESSLAPENELVAVKSQGLSLGKKASDNTYGWDNEYGHQQVDVNDFSASKFLVSNHEFMAFVDAGGYENKSFWCAEGQSWLAFTQAKMPKFWSYNNGQYFQRNLTSEIPLPLDWPVEVNCLEAKAFCQWRQASTTGFIRLPTEAEWYCLREHVIGDQHLWPEVPGNIDLAYHASSCPVSRHQQGDFFDVIGNVWQWTESAIDGFEGFSVHPLYDDFSTPTFDGKHNLIKGGSWISTGNETLASSRYAFRRHFYQHAGFRYVVSKDSALPEVAFNKFETSQDICQKLACDFAENRLGYDNYGLQIAKQVQRLLIPKVTTTVTAEQPANGRLLNLGCSVGRVAFELSNDFQHIDAIDFSARTIQHGVQLQTGASVRYTSTIEGDICQYNEIALADTVAKFNNDRILFSQGDGCNLKDHFDHYDIILIQHALEQSYDPKRLLSNAISRLNPSGLLIVISDYHYQEQVTEKAKWLSGVKVNGENLSGFDALTEQLSDDFERVDTKELTRVIADTARNFNVSKSELTVWRAK, translated from the coding sequence ATGATAAATCAATTAAATACGCCAACACTAGATGGTGGTTCGGTAGCAGAAAAACGACAAGAGTTAGTCGCATACTTTAAAAATACGTGGACAACATATGAGTCCTTATTCTCACTGATCAATCATGACGATGCTTACTTTTTAAGGCCTGAGCCATTGCGCCATCCATTGGTGTTTTATTTTGGCCATACAGCAACCTTTTATGTCAATAAATTGATACTAGGTAAGTATATTAAGCAGCGTGTTAATAGTCGTTTAGAGGCGATTTGTGCGGTTGGTGTTGATGAAATGAGCTGGGATGATCTCAACAGTGAGCATTATGACTGGCCGTGCGTTGATGAAGTCAGAGACTATCGCCAGCAAGTGTATAACTTGGTGCTAAATTTAATTGAAACGATGGAGTTGAGTCTACCAATTAAGCAAGACTCACTAGCCTGGATAATATTGATGGGGTGCGAGCACGAACGTATTCATCTTGAAACATCATCGGTCATTATGCGTATGTTGCCATTAAAATGGTTAACGAGCCAAACACAATGGCAGCCGTGTTCAGAGTCATCTTTAGCCCCTGAGAATGAATTGGTTGCTGTGAAGTCTCAAGGTTTATCTTTAGGTAAAAAAGCATCAGATAATACTTATGGTTGGGATAACGAATATGGTCACCAACAAGTTGATGTCAATGACTTTAGTGCCAGCAAGTTTTTGGTCTCTAATCATGAATTTATGGCTTTTGTTGACGCAGGTGGCTACGAGAATAAATCGTTTTGGTGCGCGGAAGGACAATCTTGGTTAGCGTTTACCCAAGCAAAAATGCCGAAATTTTGGTCCTATAATAATGGCCAATATTTTCAGCGTAATTTAACCAGCGAAATACCATTACCTTTAGATTGGCCAGTAGAAGTGAATTGCCTTGAAGCTAAAGCATTTTGCCAATGGCGACAAGCGAGCACTACTGGCTTCATCCGCTTACCTACCGAGGCAGAATGGTATTGTCTTCGTGAGCATGTTATTGGTGACCAGCATCTGTGGCCTGAAGTGCCAGGTAATATTGATCTCGCTTATCATGCTTCTTCGTGCCCGGTAAGTCGCCATCAGCAAGGTGATTTTTTCGATGTTATCGGTAATGTTTGGCAATGGACTGAATCAGCGATTGATGGCTTTGAAGGTTTTAGTGTGCACCCATTGTACGATGATTTCTCTACGCCGACCTTTGATGGTAAGCATAACTTAATTAAAGGCGGCTCTTGGATCTCAACGGGTAATGAAACCTTAGCTTCTTCGCGTTACGCTTTTCGCCGACATTTTTATCAGCATGCCGGTTTTAGATACGTGGTGAGCAAAGACTCTGCATTGCCAGAGGTCGCGTTTAATAAATTTGAAACCAGCCAAGATATTTGCCAAAAACTGGCATGTGACTTTGCTGAGAATCGCTTAGGCTATGATAACTATGGTCTACAAATAGCGAAACAAGTTCAGCGTTTACTCATACCGAAAGTAACAACTACAGTAACGGCTGAACAACCTGCAAATGGACGTTTACTAAACTTAGGTTGTAGCGTTGGGCGCGTGGCATTTGAACTGAGTAATGATTTTCAACACATCGACGCCATTGATTTCTCAGCACGTACTATTCAACATGGTGTGCAGTTGCAAACAGGTGCAAGTGTTCGCTATACCAGCACGATAGAAGGCGATATTTGCCAATATAATGAAATAGCGTTGGCTGATACGGTCGCGAAATTTAATAATGATCGCATATTATTTAGTCAAGGTGATGGTTGTAATCTAAAAGATCACTTTGATCATTATGACATCATTTTAATCCAACATGCTTTGGAACAAAGTTATGATCCTAAGCGTTTATTATCCAATGCGATTAGTCGATTAAATCCGTCAGGTTTACTGATTGTTATTTCAGATTACCATTACCAAGAGCAGGTGACCGAAAAAGCTAAATGGTTGAGTGGTGTGAAAGTTAATGGCGAAAACTTATCAGGTTTTGATGCCTTAACTGAGCAGCTAAGTGATGATTTTGAGCGGGTAGACACGAAAGAATTAACCCGAGTCATTGCTGATACTGCCCGTAACTTTAATGTTAGCAAAAGTGAATTAACTGTTTGGCGAGCGAAATAA
- a CDS encoding tetratricopeptide repeat-containing diguanylate cyclase — MKKALQACYATLIILLLSFPITVMSDESVDFIAMDHEIYLDPWLSYQKLISLQSEAENYDERDYLWWLLRKAQTENLVYFYGDFSESVKQANNLITATTPLVIQAHLSLFQGLIERREGSYSESQETLAKALLQAKEAKLSSLYVYIKQELAYTKTLTELFDTSLVDIQEAYVEAFALKDQYLIASINETYGAIYGYLDDYEKSIEYYQRALESYQNMGYPAHVAEALYGLASTYRYWKKYDLAIKYFELYQQKTDYTPNSNISFFSAYGIGMTLAEKGDCLDAIAIINKALALNGIVDYNAELYKRQASCLIELGRLDEAGVAIANARTIFANIPELIGTKWQLEVKKISAELAHAQGQYDVSFRMLGQYYSEFTELLLKNSSQRLLKVRAGLEMERMKISQALEEKHTQVETLEQEKRQNDSTQNLYFSLFILCVVLIVFIVIVAQYQGNRRMHALMVKDSLSGLFNRRYIFDYLNKSVLGSNPEKTQLSILLIDIDDFKNINDTYGHPVGDDVIRKVAEIGLDALRQGDMYARIGGEEFLCVLPRTSILEAKKVAERFLALMSKSNIIKGQQDNVTVSIGIAALSSQCQDSNQLYINADHALYQAKRQGKNQVNVF; from the coding sequence ATGAAGAAAGCTTTGCAAGCCTGTTATGCAACTTTAATCATACTATTATTGAGTTTTCCAATAACAGTAATGTCCGATGAATCTGTCGACTTTATTGCTATGGATCACGAAATTTACCTTGATCCGTGGCTGTCCTATCAAAAACTTATTAGCCTACAAAGTGAAGCTGAAAACTATGATGAACGGGATTATTTATGGTGGTTACTTCGTAAAGCGCAAACAGAGAATCTAGTTTATTTCTATGGTGACTTTAGTGAATCAGTTAAGCAAGCTAATAATCTAATCACCGCAACAACTCCGTTAGTCATTCAAGCGCACTTGAGTTTATTTCAAGGCTTAATTGAACGAAGAGAAGGTAGCTATAGTGAATCTCAAGAAACATTAGCTAAAGCATTATTACAAGCAAAAGAAGCTAAATTAAGCAGCTTGTACGTCTACATAAAGCAAGAACTCGCCTATACAAAAACACTAACAGAGCTATTTGATACCTCTTTAGTTGATATCCAAGAAGCTTATGTTGAGGCTTTTGCATTAAAAGATCAGTACTTAATCGCCTCAATTAATGAAACCTATGGTGCTATTTATGGCTATTTAGATGATTATGAAAAATCGATTGAGTATTACCAAAGAGCACTTGAGTCTTATCAAAATATGGGTTATCCGGCCCATGTCGCAGAAGCCCTTTATGGTTTGGCGTCAACCTACAGGTATTGGAAAAAATATGATCTGGCGATAAAGTATTTTGAGCTGTATCAACAAAAAACTGATTATACCCCCAATTCCAATATTAGTTTCTTTTCTGCTTACGGTATCGGTATGACCTTAGCTGAAAAAGGTGATTGTCTTGATGCTATTGCCATAATAAACAAGGCATTGGCTTTAAACGGGATTGTTGACTACAACGCTGAATTATATAAGCGTCAAGCGAGTTGCTTAATTGAACTTGGACGCTTAGATGAGGCAGGCGTTGCTATTGCTAACGCGCGTACGATTTTTGCCAATATTCCTGAATTAATAGGGACAAAATGGCAGCTTGAAGTGAAAAAAATATCAGCTGAATTAGCGCATGCTCAAGGTCAATATGACGTCAGTTTTCGTATGTTGGGGCAGTACTATAGTGAGTTTACAGAGCTGCTGTTGAAAAATTCGTCGCAACGGTTACTTAAGGTTAGAGCTGGCTTAGAAATGGAACGCATGAAAATTTCTCAAGCTTTAGAAGAGAAACACACGCAAGTTGAGACGTTGGAGCAAGAAAAACGTCAAAATGACAGTACTCAAAATCTCTATTTTAGTCTCTTTATTCTTTGTGTAGTCTTAATTGTTTTTATTGTGATTGTAGCTCAGTATCAAGGTAATAGAAGGATGCATGCCTTGATGGTAAAAGACTCCTTATCTGGTTTATTTAATCGCCGCTATATTTTCGATTATTTAAATAAATCAGTGCTTGGGAGCAATCCTGAGAAAACGCAGCTTTCGATACTATTAATTGATATTGATGACTTTAAAAATATCAATGATACCTACGGTCACCCTGTTGGAGATGATGTTATCCGTAAAGTTGCAGAAATAGGACTAGATGCCCTTCGACAAGGCGATATGTATGCTCGTATTGGTGGAGAAGAGTTTTTATGTGTTCTACCAAGAACAAGTATTCTTGAAGCAAAAAAAGTAGCTGAGCGATTCTTAGCTTTAATGAGTAAATCGAACATAATCAAAGGTCAACAAGATAATGTCACTGTCAGTATTGGCATTGCGGCATTATCTTCACAATGCCAGGACAGTAACCAACTTTACATCAATGCTGATCATGCGTTATATCAAGCAAAACGCCAGGGTAAAAATCAAGTTAATGTTTTTTAA
- a CDS encoding glutaredoxin family protein produces the protein MKRIILYTMSNCPHCQTAKRYLEEKNIPFRLCNIKTAAGQKEFSKLNLRGVPVLKVGDQILKGFDIKSFNALYK, from the coding sequence ATGAAACGTATTATCCTCTACACCATGAGTAACTGCCCGCATTGTCAAACTGCAAAGCGTTACCTCGAAGAAAAAAACATTCCTTTTCGTTTATGTAATATCAAAACTGCTGCAGGACAAAAAGAATTTTCTAAATTGAATTTACGTGGCGTACCGGTACTAAAAGTGGGTGATCAAATACTTAAAGGCTTTGATATAAAAAGCTTTAATGCACTTTATAAATAA
- a CDS encoding fumarylacetoacetate hydrolase family protein has translation MKSVRVDDGYISPSKIICVGRNYVDHISELGNEIPDNMVLFSKPNAAIGEQLKSFHQETLHYEAELCFLYQQGHFCAVAIGLDLTKRALQTELKTKGLPWERAKAFNGSALFSSFVSFDSVDKHLALELYINGELRQSSSITMMLHSPQTILREISSFIDLEDGDIVMTGTPAGVGEIVKGDIFEGRVLEYDKVLVTRRWQAE, from the coding sequence ATGAAGTCGGTTAGAGTCGATGATGGCTATATTTCTCCTTCAAAAATAATTTGTGTTGGACGAAATTATGTTGACCATATTAGCGAATTAGGTAACGAAATTCCTGATAATATGGTGTTGTTTAGTAAACCCAATGCCGCTATTGGTGAGCAATTAAAATCCTTCCATCAAGAAACATTACATTATGAAGCTGAGCTTTGCTTTTTATATCAACAAGGCCATTTTTGTGCCGTTGCTATTGGCTTGGATTTAACCAAGCGAGCATTGCAGACTGAATTAAAGACCAAGGGCCTTCCTTGGGAGCGTGCCAAGGCTTTTAATGGTTCTGCGCTATTTAGTAGTTTTGTATCATTCGACTCTGTTGATAAGCATTTAGCTCTAGAGCTTTATATTAATGGTGAACTTCGACAATCAAGCTCGATCACTATGATGTTACATTCACCGCAAACTATATTGCGGGAAATATCCTCATTTATTGATTTAGAAGATGGCGATATTGTTATGACAGGTACACCTGCTGGCGTAGGTGAAATAGTCAAAGGTGATATTTTTGAAGGTCGAGTACTTGAATATGACAAGGTACTAGTGACGAGACGCTGGCAAGCAGAATAA
- a CDS encoding HAMP domain-containing sensor histidine kinase, which translates to MSNSTPPLIKAANNSFSIRSLSIKSLTLLGFGLVALPLVIALIFGASQVDTLAKKSASAITNITKAMDSQQLLKSSQIKMERSAAQYLVLRDPALAESYREQSQQILLLTKELTTTSQDKKLQQWVIAYTQAVNALMTDIMPAAEKKSPTDSTIIKPIQAKFNALTSIYEQISQRSNELNTQHITRIKQAAQATRDIMFQSLVIIPISLLIAAIFVFLITSPLKVLTTNIFRLQQGDFDREIKVTGSPEIQEIAQALENMRMRLQALELQKSSFIRHISHELKTPLAAIREGTELLYDNSVGELNAEQQEISQIIKNSVFRLQKHIEDLLDFNIVLDSTSLQDSESMEINDVVYQVIADRKLDIKRKKLKINNSLSEISLFSNRKQVAVIIDNILSNAIKYSPNDGTINISSALVNNQMQLFISDQGIGISSEHQEKIFDAFYQGPPPEQSVIKGSGLGLTIVKELLLRLNGSIELLNEQENKKSDNEGTKIKITLPRAFHQEEQNQ; encoded by the coding sequence TTGAGTAATTCAACACCTCCGTTAATTAAAGCAGCTAATAATAGTTTTTCGATAAGAAGCCTATCGATAAAGTCATTAACCTTATTAGGTTTTGGCTTAGTCGCTTTACCACTGGTCATTGCTTTAATTTTTGGTGCTTCACAAGTTGATACGCTCGCTAAAAAAAGTGCCAGTGCAATAACTAATATAACAAAGGCGATGGATAGTCAGCAGCTGCTAAAAAGTAGCCAAATTAAAATGGAGCGCAGCGCAGCACAATATTTAGTATTGCGGGATCCTGCCTTAGCAGAAAGTTATCGTGAACAAAGCCAACAAATACTGCTATTAACTAAAGAATTAACAACAACAAGCCAAGATAAAAAACTGCAACAATGGGTTATTGCGTACACGCAAGCTGTTAATGCGCTAATGACAGATATTATGCCTGCCGCAGAAAAAAAATCTCCGACTGACAGTACGATTATCAAACCTATTCAGGCTAAATTTAATGCATTAACCAGCATTTATGAGCAAATTTCTCAGCGCAGTAATGAACTGAACACACAACATATCACTCGCATTAAACAAGCCGCACAGGCAACTCGCGACATTATGTTTCAGAGTTTAGTGATTATTCCCATCAGCTTACTCATTGCTGCTATATTTGTTTTTTTGATTACAAGTCCGCTTAAAGTACTGACCACCAATATTTTTCGCTTACAACAAGGTGACTTCGATCGTGAAATTAAGGTTACTGGTTCTCCTGAAATTCAGGAAATAGCACAAGCATTAGAAAATATGCGTATGCGTTTACAAGCATTAGAGCTGCAAAAATCTAGTTTTATCCGCCATATATCCCATGAATTAAAAACGCCACTGGCAGCTATAAGAGAAGGCACCGAACTGTTATACGATAATAGCGTCGGTGAATTAAATGCGGAACAGCAAGAAATATCTCAAATCATAAAAAATAGTGTCTTTCGCCTACAAAAACACATCGAAGATTTACTCGACTTCAATATCGTACTCGACTCAACAAGTTTGCAGGACTCAGAGTCGATGGAAATTAATGACGTTGTCTATCAAGTCATCGCGGATAGAAAGCTAGATATAAAACGAAAAAAATTAAAAATTAATAATAGTTTGAGCGAAATATCTTTATTTAGTAATCGTAAACAAGTCGCGGTAATTATCGATAATATATTGTCTAACGCGATAAAATATTCACCAAATGATGGCACTATCAATATTTCATCAGCACTTGTAAATAACCAAATGCAGCTCTTTATTAGCGATCAAGGCATAGGAATTTCGTCAGAACATCAAGAGAAAATATTTGATGCCTTTTATCAAGGGCCACCTCCAGAGCAGAGTGTAATCAAAGGTAGCGGACTCGGCCTCACCATAGTAAAAGAGTTATTACTGCGTCTAAATGGCAGTATTGAATTGTTGAATGAACAAGAGAATAAGAAAAGCGATAACGAAGGCACTAAAATAAAAATTACTTTACCACGCGCTTTTCACCAAGAGGAACAAAACCAATGA